From the genome of Hydrogenophilus thermoluteolus, one region includes:
- a CDS encoding radical SAM protein has product MIELPIRYVEPVFRPPSEANSLILPVTDGCSWNRCTFCEMYTAPQKKFRARSEDEVLETIRRCSETLGPYVRRVFLADGDAMVLPTRRLVAILDELNAAFPNLQRVSSYCLPRNLRKKSVAELKWLAERKLTLVYVGAESGDDTVLKRVQKGETFATTEDALLKLAEAGIRRSVMFLLGLGGKQLWAQHIAASAALANRTQPEYLATLVVSFPLGKDRFLAAWPDWEEQDLVGLLKEMRALLQQLELKQTIFRSDHASNWLVLKGTLNKDKAKLLQQVEAALADPAHAPLRPAWARGL; this is encoded by the coding sequence ATGATCGAACTGCCAATCCGCTATGTCGAACCCGTCTTTCGTCCGCCATCAGAGGCGAATTCGCTGATTCTTCCCGTTACCGATGGCTGCTCGTGGAATCGGTGCACTTTTTGTGAGATGTACACGGCGCCACAGAAGAAGTTCCGGGCGCGCAGCGAGGATGAGGTATTGGAAACGATTCGCCGCTGTAGCGAGACGCTCGGGCCGTACGTCCGTCGTGTCTTCTTGGCCGATGGCGACGCGATGGTGCTACCTACCCGTCGGTTGGTTGCAATCCTGGACGAGCTGAACGCCGCGTTCCCCAATCTACAACGCGTTTCCAGCTACTGCCTACCCCGCAACCTGCGCAAAAAATCGGTTGCGGAACTCAAATGGCTCGCGGAACGCAAATTGACACTCGTCTATGTCGGCGCCGAATCGGGTGACGATACGGTGTTGAAACGGGTCCAGAAAGGAGAAACCTTCGCGACTACCGAAGATGCGCTGCTCAAGCTTGCCGAAGCCGGCATACGTCGCTCGGTGATGTTTCTTTTAGGGCTGGGTGGCAAGCAACTTTGGGCGCAGCATATCGCGGCAAGCGCGGCGCTAGCGAACCGGACGCAGCCGGAATATCTTGCGACGCTGGTCGTCTCGTTCCCGCTGGGTAAGGACCGGTTTTTGGCGGCATGGCCCGATTGGGAAGAGCAGGATCTGGTGGGTTTGCTCAAAGAGATGCGGGCGCTTTTACAGCAACTCGAGCTCAAGCAGACGATCTTTCGTTCCGACCACGCGTCGAATTGGCTCGTGCTCAAGGGAACACTCAACAAGGACAAAGCGAAATTGCTGCAACAGGTCGAAGCGGCGCTTGCCGATCCCGCGCATGCGCCGCTGCGGCCAGCGTGGGCAAGAGGGCTGTGA
- the miaB gene encoding tRNA (N6-isopentenyl adenosine(37)-C2)-methylthiotransferase MiaB: MKSVFIRTFGCQMNEYDTEKMLELMRAQFGAEVTDDPAQADLILFNTCSVREKAQEKVFHELGRVKALKKQKPGLLIGVGGCVASQEGEAIIARAPYVDLVFGPQTLHRLPELIARRQQEGKPQVDVSFPEQEKFDALPEAKRHGPTAFVSIMEGCSKYCTYCIVPYTRGDEFYRPLEEILTEVATLAEQGVKEVTLLGQNVNAWHAPIAAGSREIADFAFLLECVAEIPGIERIRYTTSHPREMSPRLIAAYERIPKLVSHLHLPLQAGSDRVLAAMKRGYTVLEYKSIVRKLRAVRPDLSLSSDFIVGFPGETEAEFRKTLAIVEELAFDTSFSFVFSPRPGTPAAEMPDPVPLEVKQGWLRELQAKIDAQARAYSEAMVGTVQRVLVEGPSKKDPNELSGRTDNNRVVNFPAPARLIGQFVDVRITQALPHSLRGEVLVRESVA, encoded by the coding sequence ATGAAAAGCGTCTTTATCCGAACCTTCGGTTGCCAGATGAACGAATACGACACCGAAAAGATGCTCGAACTGATGCGAGCCCAGTTCGGTGCGGAGGTCACGGATGATCCCGCGCAAGCCGATCTGATTTTGTTCAATACGTGCTCGGTGCGCGAGAAGGCGCAGGAGAAGGTTTTTCATGAGTTGGGGCGCGTCAAAGCCCTGAAAAAACAGAAGCCGGGGTTGCTCATCGGGGTAGGCGGTTGCGTCGCCAGCCAGGAGGGAGAGGCGATCATCGCCCGTGCCCCATACGTCGATCTGGTCTTTGGCCCTCAGACGCTCCACCGCTTGCCCGAACTGATCGCGCGCCGCCAACAGGAAGGGAAGCCGCAGGTCGATGTTTCGTTTCCCGAACAGGAAAAGTTCGACGCGCTTCCCGAGGCCAAGCGGCACGGCCCAACGGCGTTCGTTTCGATCATGGAAGGGTGCTCGAAGTATTGCACCTATTGCATCGTGCCCTATACCCGGGGGGACGAGTTTTACCGACCGCTCGAGGAGATCCTGACCGAAGTGGCGACCCTTGCCGAACAAGGGGTGAAAGAGGTGACGCTCTTGGGGCAAAACGTCAATGCCTGGCACGCGCCGATCGCAGCCGGTAGCCGCGAGATCGCCGATTTTGCGTTTCTGCTCGAGTGCGTTGCGGAGATTCCGGGTATCGAACGGATTCGCTATACCACGTCACACCCTCGGGAAATGTCTCCCCGTTTGATTGCAGCGTATGAACGGATTCCCAAACTGGTCAGCCACTTGCATTTGCCGCTTCAAGCCGGTTCGGACCGTGTGCTCGCGGCGATGAAGCGCGGCTATACCGTTCTCGAATACAAGTCGATCGTGCGCAAACTGCGTGCTGTGCGGCCCGACCTTTCCCTTTCGTCCGATTTTATCGTCGGTTTTCCTGGCGAAACCGAGGCGGAGTTTCGCAAGACGCTTGCGATCGTCGAGGAGTTGGCGTTCGACACTTCGTTCAGCTTCGTCTTCAGTCCTCGGCCCGGTACGCCAGCGGCGGAAATGCCCGATCCCGTTCCGCTCGAAGTCAAACAAGGGTGGTTGCGTGAATTGCAAGCGAAAATCGACGCACAGGCCCGCGCCTACAGTGAAGCGATGGTAGGAACCGTGCAGCGGGTGCTCGTCGAAGGGCCATCGAAGAAGGATCCGAACGAACTTTCTGGGCGGACCGACAACAACCGTGTGGTCAATTTCCCTGCGCCGGCTCGTCTCATCGGGCAGTTCGTCGATGTCCGGATCACGCAGGCGCTACCCCACAGCTTGCGGGGTGAAGTGTTGGTGCGGGAGTCGGTTGCGTGA
- a CDS encoding PhoH family protein, which yields MVELHWQAQPEDNVRLSNLCGTLDANLRQLETAFDVVILRRSHDFRVQGNAETVRLVRTALERLWQRAGKALTLDDVQLAYVETLNWPDEAEPQSAPTRWTQAAPRAESVEPPTDFPPERTGEAPVLRSRKGRVIARTPRQAAYIEAIRTHDITFGIGPAGTGKTFLAVACAVDAFEREQVERIILTRPAVEAGERLGFLPGDLTQKVDPYLRPLYDALYDLMGSERVAKLFERGAIEIAPLAFMRGRTLNHAFVILDEAQNTTPEQMKMFLTRIGIGSKAVVTGDLTQVDLPRGAKSGLAEAVEVLANVRGLAFQRFVREDVVRHPLVARIVDAYEAFDAARQSEALGVTR from the coding sequence ATGGTCGAGCTCCATTGGCAGGCGCAGCCAGAGGACAACGTCCGACTCTCGAATCTCTGTGGAACGCTCGATGCCAACCTCCGTCAATTGGAGACGGCGTTCGACGTGGTCATCCTGCGCCGCAGTCACGACTTTCGCGTTCAGGGCAATGCCGAGACGGTACGGCTCGTCCGTACGGCGCTCGAACGGCTGTGGCAACGTGCCGGAAAAGCATTGACTTTGGACGACGTGCAACTGGCTTACGTCGAGACGCTCAACTGGCCGGATGAGGCGGAACCCCAAAGTGCGCCAACGCGCTGGACGCAAGCGGCGCCACGCGCCGAATCGGTGGAGCCCCCAACGGATTTTCCTCCGGAACGGACGGGCGAAGCCCCCGTACTGCGTAGCCGCAAAGGGCGCGTCATCGCGCGCACGCCACGTCAAGCGGCATATATCGAGGCGATACGTACGCACGACATCACCTTTGGCATTGGGCCCGCGGGTACCGGCAAAACCTTCCTGGCGGTGGCATGCGCGGTGGATGCGTTCGAACGCGAACAGGTCGAACGGATCATTTTGACGCGGCCTGCAGTGGAGGCTGGGGAGCGGTTGGGTTTTTTGCCCGGTGATTTGACCCAAAAGGTGGATCCCTACCTGCGGCCGCTTTACGATGCGCTCTACGATCTCATGGGATCGGAACGCGTTGCGAAGCTCTTTGAACGGGGTGCGATCGAGATCGCGCCGCTGGCGTTCATGCGGGGGCGCACGCTCAATCATGCCTTTGTCATTCTGGACGAAGCGCAGAACACTACGCCGGAACAGATGAAGATGTTTCTGACTCGCATCGGTATCGGGTCGAAAGCGGTGGTGACTGGCGACCTCACGCAGGTCGATTTGCCGCGTGGGGCCAAAAGTGGGCTTGCTGAGGCAGTCGAAGTGTTGGCCAACGTGCGCGGTTTGGCGTTTCAGCGGTTCGTGCGCGAAGATGTGGTGCGCCATCCGCTGGTGGCGCGCATCGTCGATGCGTACGAAGCGTTCGACGCGGCACGGCAGAGCGAAGCGCTTGGGGTGACGCGGTGA
- the ybeY gene encoding rRNA maturation RNase YbeY, with the protein MRKRLYLSYQRATEWPVPPRASVLRWARAALLSGTMRVTVRFVDEAEGRALNAAYRHKDYATNVLSFPYDPVPDEALGMTIAHGDLVLCAPVLHREAVSQGKTVDAHCAHLVVHGMLHLQGFDHETDEEAEAMEALERRVLALLGFPNPYRDVKSSV; encoded by the coding sequence GTGAGAAAGCGCCTTTATCTTTCCTACCAGCGCGCAACCGAATGGCCGGTGCCGCCCCGGGCTTCGGTGTTGCGCTGGGCGCGCGCAGCGCTCCTATCGGGTACGATGCGGGTCACGGTGCGGTTCGTCGACGAAGCAGAAGGGCGGGCGTTGAACGCTGCGTACCGTCACAAGGACTATGCGACCAACGTGTTGTCGTTTCCCTACGATCCCGTTCCTGACGAAGCGCTGGGGATGACCATCGCGCACGGTGATTTGGTGTTGTGCGCGCCGGTACTTCATCGCGAAGCAGTGTCCCAGGGAAAAACCGTGGACGCCCATTGTGCCCATCTGGTCGTTCATGGTATGCTGCACTTGCAAGGATTCGACCACGAAACGGACGAGGAGGCCGAAGCGATGGAAGCGCTGGAGCGCCGCGTCCTTGCCCTTTTGGGGTTTCCCAATCCCTATCGCGACGTGAAATCATCGGTATGA
- a CDS encoding HlyC/CorC family transporter, translating to MSDSTEPSSTKGLWARLTHLFSSEPETREELLELLRSACERNLLDAEALAIIEGALALSNLTVRDVMVPRSQMDVIRVDDSIEAITRLVVETNHSRFPVVGEDKDDVLGIFLAKELLRYYAGEPFDLRDSLRPAVFVPESKRLDILLREFRVRRNHMAIVADEYGGVAGLVTIEDVLEQIVGEIDDEYDFEAEEDAIVAEQDGSFRVRADLELADFDEAFATRFDETEEADTVGGLLIHHLGRLPHIHETITLNGWRFEVVRADGRRVYWVRVHKLQAPEAESAQDA from the coding sequence ATGAGTGACTCGACTGAACCTTCGTCTACCAAGGGCCTTTGGGCCCGTCTCACGCACTTGTTTTCCTCCGAACCTGAAACCCGAGAAGAATTGCTGGAATTGTTGCGCTCCGCCTGCGAGCGCAATCTGCTCGACGCCGAAGCGCTTGCGATCATCGAGGGGGCGCTTGCGCTCTCCAACCTGACCGTGCGCGACGTGATGGTGCCGCGCAGCCAAATGGACGTGATCCGCGTCGACGACTCGATCGAAGCGATCACGCGGTTGGTGGTAGAGACCAACCATTCCCGCTTCCCTGTGGTTGGGGAAGACAAAGACGACGTCTTGGGGATTTTCCTGGCCAAAGAGTTGTTGCGCTATTACGCGGGGGAGCCGTTCGACCTACGCGACAGCCTTCGGCCTGCGGTTTTCGTCCCGGAGTCGAAGCGGCTGGATATTTTGTTGCGCGAATTTCGCGTTCGTCGTAACCACATGGCGATCGTTGCCGACGAATATGGCGGCGTCGCAGGGTTGGTCACCATCGAAGACGTTTTGGAGCAGATCGTCGGCGAAATCGACGACGAATACGACTTCGAAGCAGAAGAGGATGCGATCGTCGCGGAACAGGACGGCTCGTTCCGAGTTCGTGCGGACTTGGAGTTGGCCGACTTCGATGAGGCGTTTGCCACGCGGTTCGACGAAACCGAAGAAGCCGATACCGTGGGAGGGTTGCTGATCCACCACTTGGGCCGTCTCCCCCACATCCATGAGACGATCACCTTGAACGGGTGGCGTTTCGAAGTGGTGCGCGCCGATGGTCGCCGCGTCTATTGGGTACGGGTGCACAAGCTTCAGGCACCGGAAGCCGAATCTGCTCAAGATGCGTAG
- the lnt gene encoding apolipoprotein N-acyltransferase: MNRSFAIPAALLHRPWVLWLVCWSVGGGVALFSFAPFGWWPLLMVGLAWLFRTLARAAYLRDAAAASGFFAHGYFTVGLSWLAVALARYGGLPWGVAAVAVALLAAYLALWWAIAGGITHWLWRRLGTVRALVPAALWTLAEWGRGGLLTGFPWLMPGFAAAHDAGPLALFNGWFPIVGALGVTFLMVALAAAWGNAPRRLQTWGITFGVCVAGWGLGQIAWSEPAAPPVTVSVIQTVVAQDEKWDTRRWQTHFTELTRKVARAKGAVVVTPETVLPLFESDLPQTWRAALAAAFAQGNDAHAPDASNRTLLLGLFRRDATGIHNALTTLDGRWHYDKRQLVPFGEFVPPGFHWFVRWLAIPFADQVPGVANPSLGAWQRAHWAANICYESAFARWVVRDVRRGAQILVNASNFAWYGKTHGQWQHAQIGRARALETARPWIQAVNAGVSAVFDAQGRTVAIAAPWRDAVLDAVIVPQQGLTPFVRWGGEASVVFLALALLGAVLSRRGRNRVRC, translated from the coding sequence GTGAACCGTTCGTTCGCCATCCCCGCAGCGCTCTTGCACCGCCCATGGGTGCTTTGGCTGGTGTGCTGGAGTGTGGGGGGCGGCGTTGCGCTCTTTTCGTTTGCGCCGTTTGGCTGGTGGCCGTTGTTGATGGTGGGGCTCGCGTGGCTCTTCCGCACACTCGCACGCGCCGCGTACCTCCGGGACGCGGCTGCGGCAAGTGGGTTTTTCGCACACGGATATTTTACCGTCGGCCTTTCGTGGCTCGCTGTGGCGCTGGCGCGTTACGGCGGTTTGCCTTGGGGCGTTGCTGCGGTTGCGGTCGCGCTCCTAGCTGCCTATTTGGCGCTATGGTGGGCAATCGCAGGCGGTATTACCCATTGGTTGTGGCGTCGTCTGGGGACTGTGCGCGCGCTCGTTCCTGCCGCGTTGTGGACACTCGCCGAATGGGGGCGGGGCGGGTTGCTGACCGGATTCCCCTGGCTCATGCCGGGATTTGCCGCAGCGCACGACGCCGGACCGTTGGCGCTTTTCAACGGTTGGTTTCCGATCGTCGGTGCGCTCGGTGTGACCTTTCTGATGGTTGCGCTCGCCGCTGCTTGGGGAAACGCACCCCGGCGGCTGCAGACCTGGGGCATTACCTTTGGGGTTTGTGTAGCGGGGTGGGGTTTGGGGCAGATCGCATGGAGCGAACCGGCTGCGCCACCCGTCACCGTGAGTGTGATCCAGACGGTAGTGGCGCAAGACGAAAAGTGGGATACGCGGCGCTGGCAGACCCATTTCACGGAACTGACCCGCAAGGTTGCGCGGGCGAAGGGGGCGGTGGTCGTCACGCCGGAAACGGTGTTGCCCCTTTTCGAAAGCGACTTGCCGCAAACCTGGCGAGCGGCGCTTGCGGCTGCGTTCGCACAAGGTAACGACGCGCACGCACCGGATGCGTCGAACCGAACGTTGTTGCTCGGGCTCTTTCGCCGCGACGCTACGGGAATCCACAATGCACTGACCACGCTCGACGGTCGGTGGCACTACGACAAGCGGCAGCTGGTACCCTTTGGCGAATTCGTCCCGCCAGGGTTTCACTGGTTTGTCCGCTGGCTGGCGATCCCGTTCGCCGACCAGGTGCCGGGTGTTGCGAATCCGTCGCTGGGGGCTTGGCAGCGGGCGCACTGGGCGGCGAACATTTGCTACGAAAGCGCGTTTGCCCGATGGGTGGTGCGTGATGTGCGCCGGGGGGCACAGATCTTAGTGAATGCCTCGAATTTTGCGTGGTACGGAAAAACCCACGGCCAATGGCAGCACGCACAGATTGGTCGCGCCCGTGCGCTCGAAACCGCACGCCCCTGGATTCAAGCGGTCAATGCGGGCGTGAGTGCCGTATTCGACGCACAGGGACGTACGGTGGCGATCGCGGCGCCGTGGCGCGACGCGGTGCTCGATGCGGTGATCGTCCCACAACAGGGTTTGACTCCGTTCGTGCGCTGGGGGGGAGAGGCGAGCGTGGTGTTTTTGGCGTTGGCGCTCTTGGGGGCTGTGCTGTCGCGTCGCGGGCGTAACCGGGTTCGGTGCTAA
- the glyQ gene encoding glycine--tRNA ligase subunit alpha, translating into MNVPTFQEIILRLQTFWANEGCVLLQPYDLEVGAGTSHTATFLRAIGPEPWYAAYVQPSRRPKDGRYGENPNRLQHYYQFQVVLKPSPLDIQERYLRSLVALGIDLKQHDVRFVEDDWENPTLGAWGLGWEVWLDGMEVTQFTYFQQVGGLDCKPVLGEITYGIERLAMYLQGVENVYDLLWSVTPDGQRITYGDVFHQNEVEQSRYNFEAANVPLLFEFFNHFEAEAKRLMEASLPLPAYEMVLKAAHTFNLLDARGAISVTERAGYIGRIRALARAVAQAYYQSREALGFPLLAKETPHAA; encoded by the coding sequence ATGAACGTCCCGACATTTCAAGAGATCATCCTGCGGCTGCAGACCTTCTGGGCCAACGAAGGGTGTGTGTTGCTGCAACCCTACGATTTGGAAGTGGGCGCGGGAACGTCACACACCGCGACCTTCTTGCGCGCGATCGGGCCGGAGCCGTGGTACGCGGCGTACGTCCAGCCTTCGCGCCGTCCCAAGGATGGTCGCTATGGCGAAAACCCGAACCGGTTGCAGCACTATTACCAGTTTCAGGTCGTTCTCAAACCCAGCCCGCTCGATATCCAAGAGCGTTACTTGAGGAGCCTGGTAGCGCTTGGAATCGACCTGAAGCAGCACGATGTGCGCTTCGTCGAAGACGACTGGGAAAACCCGACGCTCGGTGCGTGGGGATTGGGTTGGGAAGTCTGGCTCGACGGGATGGAGGTGACCCAATTCACCTACTTCCAGCAGGTCGGCGGACTGGACTGCAAGCCGGTCCTGGGCGAGATCACCTACGGTATCGAGCGTTTGGCGATGTACCTTCAGGGTGTGGAAAACGTCTACGATCTCCTCTGGTCGGTGACGCCGGATGGGCAGCGGATCACCTACGGCGACGTCTTTCACCAGAACGAGGTGGAGCAGTCCCGCTACAATTTCGAAGCGGCTAATGTGCCGTTGCTCTTCGAGTTTTTCAACCATTTCGAAGCAGAGGCGAAACGGCTGATGGAAGCGTCGCTTCCCTTGCCCGCGTACGAAATGGTGCTCAAAGCCGCACATACGTTCAACTTGCTCGATGCCCGCGGGGCGATTTCCGTCACAGAACGGGCGGGGTATATCGGCCGGATTCGGGCGCTGGCGCGTGCCGTGGCACAAGCCTATTACCAGAGCCGCGAAGCGCTCGGATTCCCGTTGCTTGCGAAGGAGACGCCCCATGCAGCGTAA
- the glyS gene encoding glycine--tRNA ligase subunit beta, producing MQRNALLVELVTEELPPKALAKLGEMFARGVVERLRTADLVTEDAAWRWFASPRRLAVWVEAVAAKGADREQQVRLMPVTVAYDSDGQPTTALVKRLAAKGLTPGEAPLFRAHDGKQEQLFLRETVPGADLFAQLAEWVHAALDALPIPKRMRWGSGDETFVRPVHRLVMLWGDQVVPGTVLGLESGRETLGHRFLSRGAIPLAHADAYEPTLLAEGKVIPDFAARREAIAKMLAEAAQKAGAHLRDDPDLLDEVTALVEYPAVYLGTFPEAFLAVPPECLILTMRANQKYFPLFDAADRLTNRFLIVSNMRIADPSAIIHGNERVVRPRLADAQFFFEQDRKTTLERRLPRLAEIVYHNRIGTLAERVARIESLAGEIAHRLGVDPVLPQRAARLAKCDLVTEMVGEFPELQGVMGRYYALADGEPQEVAEAIEDHYKPRFAGDALPRHLTGTIVALADKLDALAGLFALGETPTGEKDPFALRRAALGILRMVIEHPVPLPFDPLLDAAFQLQPEAVRRAAGQRDVVAEMRAFCDERLRHWLRERGHAPLMVDAVLAVTPQRIDTVPARLSALTAFAERPEAQRLAAARKRVVNLLKKAELAHVDVDVALFAEPAEKALFEALVRVEPYLASHIDNEAFDAALTTLVALAEPIDAFFDSVMVLTDEPLLRMNRLALLARLRRALDQVADLSVLAA from the coding sequence ATGCAGCGTAACGCATTGCTCGTCGAATTGGTCACCGAGGAGTTGCCGCCGAAGGCGCTCGCCAAACTCGGCGAAATGTTCGCCCGTGGGGTCGTCGAACGGTTGCGCACCGCGGATCTGGTCACTGAAGATGCGGCATGGCGGTGGTTCGCCTCGCCGCGGCGGCTTGCGGTTTGGGTGGAAGCGGTTGCGGCAAAGGGTGCGGACCGCGAACAGCAAGTGCGCTTGATGCCCGTCACGGTCGCGTACGACAGCGACGGGCAACCCACCACTGCGCTCGTCAAACGGCTTGCCGCAAAAGGTCTGACCCCGGGTGAGGCACCGCTCTTTCGTGCCCATGACGGCAAACAAGAACAACTCTTTTTGCGGGAGACGGTGCCGGGAGCAGACCTGTTTGCGCAACTGGCCGAATGGGTGCATGCTGCGCTCGATGCCCTCCCGATCCCGAAACGGATGCGCTGGGGTTCGGGAGACGAGACATTCGTTCGTCCCGTACACCGTCTGGTGATGTTGTGGGGCGATCAAGTGGTTCCGGGAACCGTACTGGGGCTGGAGAGCGGTCGCGAAACGCTGGGCCACCGCTTCCTCAGTCGCGGCGCGATCCCCCTCGCGCACGCCGATGCGTACGAACCCACCTTGTTGGCCGAAGGAAAAGTGATCCCCGATTTTGCCGCACGGCGCGAGGCGATCGCGAAGATGTTGGCAGAAGCGGCACAGAAGGCGGGGGCGCATCTGCGCGACGACCCGGATCTTTTGGACGAAGTGACAGCACTCGTCGAATACCCCGCGGTTTATCTCGGCACATTCCCTGAAGCGTTTCTGGCCGTGCCGCCCGAATGCCTGATCCTCACGATGCGGGCCAATCAGAAATATTTCCCGCTCTTCGATGCGGCAGACCGATTGACGAACCGTTTCCTGATCGTCTCGAACATGCGGATCGCGGACCCGAGCGCGATCATCCACGGTAACGAACGGGTGGTGCGCCCCCGTTTGGCCGATGCGCAGTTCTTCTTCGAACAAGACCGCAAAACGACGTTGGAGCGTCGCCTGCCTCGGCTTGCGGAGATCGTCTATCACAACCGCATCGGGACACTGGCGGAGCGGGTGGCACGTATCGAATCCCTGGCGGGCGAAATCGCCCATCGTTTGGGCGTCGATCCCGTTTTGCCGCAACGCGCGGCGCGGCTCGCCAAGTGCGACCTCGTCACCGAAATGGTGGGCGAATTCCCCGAATTGCAAGGGGTGATGGGGCGGTACTACGCATTGGCCGACGGCGAACCCCAGGAAGTAGCCGAAGCGATCGAAGATCACTACAAACCGCGTTTCGCTGGCGATGCGCTGCCGCGCCATCTGACCGGTACGATCGTCGCGCTCGCGGACAAACTCGACGCCCTTGCCGGCCTCTTTGCGTTGGGTGAAACCCCTACGGGCGAAAAAGATCCCTTTGCGTTGCGGCGCGCAGCACTTGGGATCTTGCGCATGGTGATCGAGCACCCCGTACCTTTGCCGTTCGATCCGCTTCTCGACGCGGCGTTCCAGCTGCAGCCGGAGGCAGTGCGCCGTGCGGCTGGGCAGCGCGACGTGGTCGCGGAAATGCGCGCATTCTGCGACGAGCGCTTGCGCCATTGGTTGCGGGAAAGGGGCCACGCACCGCTCATGGTCGACGCGGTGCTTGCGGTCACCCCACAACGTATCGATACGGTACCCGCGCGGTTGTCCGCTTTGACAGCATTTGCCGAGCGCCCAGAGGCGCAGCGGTTGGCGGCGGCGCGCAAGCGCGTGGTCAATCTGCTGAAGAAAGCGGAGCTTGCCCACGTCGACGTCGATGTCGCGCTCTTTGCCGAACCGGCCGAAAAAGCGCTCTTCGAAGCGCTCGTGCGGGTCGAACCGTACCTGGCGTCACACATCGACAACGAAGCGTTCGACGCGGCACTCACCACGCTGGTCGCATTGGCTGAACCGATCGATGCGTTCTTCGATTCCGTGATGGTGCTTACCGACGAACCGTTGCTGCGGATGAATCGGCTGGCGCTCTTGGCCCGTTTGCGTCGGGCGCTCGATCAGGTAGCAGATCTTTCGGTGCTTGCGGCATGA
- the gmhB gene encoding D-glycero-beta-D-manno-heptose 1,7-bisphosphate 7-phosphatase has product MKVIVLDRDGVINEPRKPFLRGPEDWVPLPGAIEAISLLTQWGWRVVLAINQSVIGRGLITVDTMNAIHERLIKQAATEGGRIHAIFFCPHAADADCACRKPKPGMLRTIAQRFGVDMAKVPVVGDRLRDLRAAAAIGAQPWLVRTGFGAETEREAASELPPGTQVVDDLLAVAKMLIAQASSR; this is encoded by the coding sequence ATGAAGGTGATCGTGCTCGACCGGGATGGGGTGATCAACGAGCCGCGCAAACCCTTCTTGCGCGGCCCAGAGGACTGGGTGCCGCTTCCTGGGGCGATCGAGGCGATTTCGCTTTTGACCCAGTGGGGCTGGCGAGTGGTGCTCGCGATCAATCAATCGGTGATTGGCCGCGGCCTCATCACGGTCGACACGATGAACGCGATCCATGAACGGTTGATCAAACAGGCGGCGACCGAAGGGGGGCGGATTCACGCCATCTTCTTCTGTCCGCACGCAGCAGACGCCGACTGTGCCTGTCGGAAGCCCAAACCGGGGATGTTGCGCACGATCGCGCAACGTTTTGGTGTCGATATGGCGAAGGTGCCGGTGGTGGGGGACCGTCTGCGTGACCTCCGAGCGGCTGCGGCGATCGGGGCACAACCCTGGCTGGTGCGCACCGGCTTTGGCGCGGAAACGGAACGGGAAGCTGCGTCCGAACTGCCGCCCGGCACCCAGGTCGTCGATGATCTGCTCGCTGTCGCCAAAATGCTGATTGCCCAAGCATCGTCGCGGTAA
- a CDS encoding lysophospholipid acyltransferase family protein, which translates to MRFSSVPRRFHYRAQPAPPPPDFRPGRRSCPKWWAAVRSAFFLLYLAAVTAPYSLFALLVRPLSPQWRYYLISRWAVVISWGIRWILGIRWHYEGLAHFPQQPAVILTKHQSALETIVLPAKLAPMVFVFKKELLRIPFFGWGIGSCPMIPIDRNAGRDAIKQVVSIGKERLRQGFYVTLFPEGTRVAVGATRRYKAGGAKLAVEAGVPVVPIAHNAGEMWARNAFVRYPGDVLFVIGPTIETAGKDPDTVIAETESWIESEMHRRFPWHYPS; encoded by the coding sequence ATGCGGTTCTCCTCCGTACCACGCCGCTTTCACTATCGTGCTCAGCCTGCGCCGCCGCCGCCCGATTTTCGCCCGGGGCGGCGCTCCTGCCCCAAATGGTGGGCAGCAGTGCGCTCCGCTTTTTTTCTCCTCTATCTTGCTGCGGTGACCGCGCCCTATTCGCTTTTTGCGCTGCTGGTTCGGCCGCTTTCGCCACAATGGCGCTACTACCTGATTTCCCGTTGGGCGGTGGTCATCAGCTGGGGCATTCGGTGGATACTGGGCATTCGCTGGCATTACGAAGGGCTTGCGCACTTCCCGCAGCAGCCCGCGGTGATCCTGACCAAACACCAGTCGGCGCTCGAAACGATCGTCCTGCCCGCAAAGCTCGCGCCGATGGTCTTCGTCTTCAAAAAAGAGTTGTTGCGCATCCCATTTTTTGGTTGGGGAATCGGCAGTTGCCCGATGATCCCAATCGACCGCAACGCCGGGCGCGACGCCATCAAGCAGGTCGTTTCGATTGGTAAAGAACGGCTACGTCAGGGGTTCTACGTGACACTCTTTCCCGAAGGCACGCGGGTGGCGGTGGGGGCGACGCGACGCTACAAAGCCGGGGGGGCGAAACTCGCGGTCGAAGCGGGGGTGCCCGTGGTTCCGATCGCGCACAATGCTGGTGAGATGTGGGCACGCAACGCGTTCGTGCGCTACCCGGGTGACGTGCTCTTCGTGATCGGGCCAACCATCGAAACGGCCGGGAAAGACCCCGATACGGTCATCGCTGAGACCGAATCGTGGATCGAAAGCGAGATGCACCGCCGTTTCCCTTGGCACTACCCCTCCTGA